The Streptococcus oralis region TTGTACTTAGGCCATGTAGTTGTCTTAGATGGGCGAGTACCGTTGTAACGGATAACGTATGGAAGCAAGATTGCATTTGTACGTCCGTGAACAGTATGGTGAACACCACCAATCTTGTGGGCCATTGAGTGGCTCATACCAAGGAAGGCATTGGCGAAAGCCATACCAGCCATTGTAGACGCATTATGCATTTTTTCACGTGCTTCCGGGTCAGCTGTCTTAACAGATTTTTCCAACCATTCAAAGACAAGTTTGATTGTTTGAAGGGCGATACCGTCTGTGTAGTCGTTAGCAAAGTTTGAAGTGTAGGCTTCAGTAGCATGAGTCAAGACGTCCATACCTGTATCAGCTGCGATGAAGTCTGGAACTGACTCAACCAAAGCAGGGTCAACAATGGCAATAGTTGGTGTCAATGAGTAGTCAGCCAATGGGTATTTACGGTTGTTTTTCTTATCAGAGATAACGGCAAATGGTGTTACTTCTGAACCTGTACCTGAAGTTGTTGGGATACCGATGTACTTCGCTTTTTTACCAAGTGATGGGAAGCGGAAGGCACGTTTACGGATGTCCATGAATTTTTGAACCAAGTCACGGAAGTCGATTTCTGGTTGTTCGTAGAAGAGCCACATTACTTTGGCCGCGTCCATTGGAGAACCACCACCAAGAGCGATGATTGTATCTGGTTCAAATGCTTTCATCACTTCAGCACCACGTTCTACAGTTGTGATGTCTGGATCTGGTTCAACATCTGAGAATACTTGGATAGTTACACGGTTGCTACGTGCGTTCAATTGATCGATAACACGTTGAACAAAGCCAAGTTTTTCGATAGATTTGTCTGTAACAATCATAACGCGTTCAATATCTTCACATGTTTGAAGGTATTGGATAGAATTGCGTTCGAAGTAAATTTTTGAAGGAACTTTAAACCACTGCATATTATTTCTACGTTTCCCTACTTTCTTGATGTTTAGAAGGTTGATCGCACTCACATTATCACCGACTGAGTTGTGTCCATATGAACCACATCCAAGTGTCAATGATGGAATGAAGGCATTGTATACGTCACCGATACCACCGAAAGTAGATGGAGAGTTCCAGATAATACGCATTGCTTTGATTTCTGTACCAAAGCGTTTAGCGAGAGCTTCGTCTTTTGTATGGATGGCTGCTGAGTGACCAAGTCCGTTAAACTCAACCATTTGACGAGCTTTTGTAAGACCGTCTTCTGTATCTTCAGCTTTTAGGACAGCGATAACTGGTGACAATTTTTCACGAGTCAATGGTTCTTTCGGTCCTACTTCTGCACATTCCGCAGCCAAGATGTTTGTTCCTTCTGGAACACTAAATCCTGCTTGTTCTGCAATCCATGCTGCTGGTTTACCAACGATGTTTGCGTTTAGTTTAGCACCAGCACAGTTTTTGCTGTTTGCTTTCACTCCGAAACAGAATTCTTCAAGAAGCGCTTTTTCTTTCTTGTTTACAAAGTAAGTGTGATATGATTTGAATTCTTCTACAAATTCGTCATATACTTCTTTATCAATGATAACCGCTTGTTCTGATGCACAGACCATCCCATTATCAAATGATTTAGACATAACGATGTCATGAGCAGCTTGACGAAGGTCAGCAGATTTTTCTACATAGGCAGGAACGTTTCCGGCACCTACCCCAAGTGCTGGTTTTCCACATGAGTATGCAGCTTTAACCATAGCATTCCCACCAGTTGCAAGAATAGTTGCAACACCTTCGTGGTTCATTAACGCTCCAGTTGCTTCCATAGATGGCTTTGTAATCCATTGAACACAGTTTTCAGGAGCACCAGCTGCAATCGCTGCATCGCGAACGATTTGTGCTGCGTGTGCTGATGATTCTTGAGCTGATGGGTGGAAGGCAAACACGATTGGATTACGTGTTTTCAAAGCAATCAAGGATTTGAAAATCGCTGTTGAAGTTGGGTTTGTTGTCGGAGTGACACCACAGATTACCCCTACAGGCTCCGCAATCTTTGTCAAACCTGTAATTGGATCATCCTCGATAACTCCAACTGTTTTAACTCCACGCATATTGTTCACTACGTGCTCACAGGCAAATAGGTTTTTTGTCGCCTTGTCTTCAAATACTCCACGACCAGTTTCTTCAACTGCGTGTTGTGCAAGGATACCATGTGCGTCAAGTGCTGCAACCGAAGCTTTTGCCACGATATAGTCAACTTGCTCTTGGTTCAACTTGCGCATTTCATCAAGCGCAACCAAGGCTTTTTTCACGAGACCATCGACATGCTTTTCAGCAGCAAGTTGTTTTTCCTCTGGTGTTACTGTTTTTTTATCAGCCATATTATCCTCCATAGCCTTTAAGGATTTTATCCTTTGTTAATTTTTTCACAAGTTTATTATAACTCTTTTTTTATGCTTTGTAAACAGTTTCATAAACATTTCACAAAGAAATTCCCCAAGATTGTGATTTTTTTCTCAATATGGCTACGCAACAGAGTTTTGCTTAGACGATTGTGAAATTATGGAAAAAATTTTTTTATTTCACAAAGTTTTTCTAGTTGAGAGTTAGTTATCGAATCCAAAAGCAGAAAGCGTTTTCTTTTTAGATTTTGAAAATAGTCTCCAAGTTAGGAGACTACTGTTTTTGTTGAAAAACGCCTTGTTTAAAGATTCCTTCATAAACAACTTCTTGCTCTGTCGTCAACTTCCCTTGACCTTCAGCCTGACCGTTTACAAAATCACCTTCGTATTTCCAGCCATCTTTTGATTGGAAAGTTCCTTTCCCGTTAAAGGCTCCATTATTGAAATCACCTGTATATTGGTCTCCGTTTTCAAAGGTCAGGGTCCCTTGACCATTCATTTTCCCTCGTACCAAGGTGCCATCATAAACAAGAGCTCCACCATCAAGTGTCAGGACACCCTTTTTAGGCGTATTTAGCAGAAATATCGAAAGAGCACAGAGTACCATTACGACAACTGCAATGAGTTCTAACCTAGGACGAGTTAGGTAAACTCTACACTTCTCATAAAATTGTTTAAGCTTTTCCATTGTCAGTCTCATTTTCTAATCGATCTAGCCAGCGTTGACATCCACTTGTAATACGAGCATAGGTTTCCTCAAAATCTCCTGTATACCAAGGATCTGGGACACTTTCAGATGCAAAAGCATAAATCTTGTGCTCTTGTTCTTGAGGACACATTTGTCGCAAATCTGAAAGGTTTGAAGCATCCATACCGATAATATAATCAAACGACTCAAAGTCTTCTCTGCCAATCTGAAGCGATGTTTTGTCTTTGTCATAAGGAATCTGATACTGTTGGAAAATCCCTTGCGTTCCCTTATGAATCGGATTACCATGTTCCCAAGACGAAGTTGCACGACTCTCAACTTGATAATCACTCGTCATGGACTTCATCACAAACTCTGCCATGGGGCTACGGCAAATATTTCCTAAGCACACAAATACTATTTTTTTCATCCCTTTTCCTCTCATCTCATAGAAAAACGGGAGTGACAGGTCCCGTTTTATTCTTCGATTGCTCCGCCTTCGTCAACAACTGTTCCTTCTGGTGTCACAGCTTCTTTGAGTGGCAAAACGGTCTTGATAGCAGCCAATTCAAAAGTCAAGTAGACCCCATCTACATCAAGTACGATTGTACCTTTCTCAGTATCTACTTCATCCACTGTTCCGTAAAGTCCACCAATTGTAATGACTTCATAGCCTTTTTGAAGCTTGTTCAAGCTTTCCATACGCTTTTGTGCTTGTTTCTTTTGAGAACGTTGCATAAAGAACATCAAGGCCATCATCCCTACAAGCATGATTAAAAAAGTAATATTTGGATCCATTGTTTTCTCCTTTGTATTTTACATAGGACTACTATATCAAATTTCAGCTACTTTTACAAGGTTGTGCCTTGTTTTTATGCTTATAAAAAATCAGAGTTTTCACTCTGATTTTTGTGATTATTTCAAGTTTTGAACGACTTTGACTAGATTTTCAACTGTAAATCCATACTCTGCCAATACTTTTGGTGCTGGGGCAGATGCTCCGAAGGTATCAATACCGAGAACTGCACCATCAAGACCAACATACTTGTACCAGTTTTGAGTTGCTCCCATTTCGACCGCAACACGACGGCGAACTGCATTTGGAAGAATTTCTTCCTTGTAAGCTGCATCTTGTGCGTCAAAGACATCTGTAGATGGCATGCTGACTACACGGACTTTTGCGCCTTGACTAGCCAATTCTTTGGCAGCTGCGACCGCCAAATTCACCTCTGAACCTGTTGCAATCAAGATGGTATCAAAGTCTGCTGCATTTTCATAGACAACATAGGCACCTTTCGCAACTTTGTCAAAGTCTGTTCCTTCTTCAACAGTCAAGTTTTGACGTGTCAATACAAGGGCAGTTGGTGTTTTTTCGCTTGTCACGGCAAGGTACCAAGCTGCTTGAGTTTCACGCGCATCTGCTGGGCGGAAAACGTTTAGATTTGGCATGGCACGGAGACCTGCTAAGTGTTCAACTGGTTCGTGCGTTGGACCATCTTCACCAACTGCAATCGAATCGTGGGTAAAGACATAAGTCACAGGAAGTCCTTGCAAGGCTGACAAACGGACCGCTGCTTTCACATAGTCAGAGAAGACGAAGAAAGTACCACCGTATACACGAAGTCCACCGTGAAGGGCCATTCCGTTCAAAATCGTTCCCATTGCAAATTCACGAACACCAAACTGAATGTTACGGTTCAAGCGATTAGCGTCGTCTTGAAGTCCGTCCGTTTTGATATAAGTCATGTTTGAGTGAGCAAGGTCAGCTGATCCACCTAGGAAAGTTGGCAACTTGGCAGCGACAACGTTCAAGGCATCCTGACTCGAGTTACGAGTTGCTTGAGAGAAACCATTTTCTAAGGCTGGGAAGTCTGCTGGAGTCACCTCAACTGGGTCACGGCCGTCGATAATGGCTTCTACTTCTGCAGCCAGTTCTGGATGCGCTTCTTTATAATCTGCAACTAATTTAGTCCAAGCTTGATAAGCTGATGCGCCACGGTCTGCAACATTTTCCTTGAAATCAGCATAAACTTCAGCTGGGATTTCAAATGGTTCATAGTCCCAACCGAGCGCTTGGCGAGTTGCTGCAGTTTCATCTGCTCCAAGAGGAGCCCCGTGTACGGCATTAGTTCCTTGTTTGTTTGGAGAACCGTATCCAATCACAGTCTTCACTTCAATCAAAGATGGTTTTCCTGAAGCTTTAGCTGCTTCAATAGCCGCATGGATTGCTTCCAAGTCTGTTCCATCTTCAACCAAGGCTGTATGCCAGCCGTAGGCATTGTAGCGATCACGAACACTTTCAGTGAAAGAATCCTTTGTCTCACCATCCAAGTTGATGTCATTTGAATCATAAAGAACCACCAACTTATCAAGTTTTTGCAAGCCTGCGTATGAAGCTGCCTCGCTTGAAACACCTTCCATCAAATCTCCGTCTCCACAGATCACATAAGTATAGTGGTCAAAGATATTGAAACCTTCGCGGTTATATTTGGCTGCTAAGAAGCGTTCTGCTTGGGCAAAACCAGTAGCAGTAGAAATCCCTTGTCCTAGAGGACCAGTTGTCGCGTCAACCCCTGCAGTATGACCAAATTCTGGGTGACCTGGTGTTTTTGAACCCCATTGGCGGAAGTTCTTGACTTCATCCATGCTAACATCTTCAAAACCAGAAAGGTGAAGAAGGGCATAAAGAAGCATTGAACCATGACCTGCTGAAAGAATAAAGCGATCGCGGTTGATCCAGTTTGGTTGAGCTGGATTGATACGAAGTTGCTTTGTAAAGAGGCTATAAGCCATTGGAGCAGCCCCCATAACCACCCCTGGGTGACCTGAGTTTGCTTTGTTGATGGCGTCAATACCTAGAAAACGAATTGCATTAACAGATAGATTTGACATAGAATTTCCTTTCTCTTTGAGGTGATTAATGAATCACACATCCTATTTTACTATTATATGAAAAAATGCATAGAATAGCAATAAAACAATTTGCGTTCATCTAACACATTTGATTTTCTATTCCCTCGTCACTTCATAGTACGGAAGCAAGCGCGCATAAGCCTCTTCTAACTTCTCTAATATCGCTTCTACTGACTGATTTTCTATAAAAGAAACATCTGCCTTAACTAACACTTTACGGACTTCCTGACTTCTCAGCTTCTCGCGTAAAGTACGACGATTTTCTTCATTAGCCTCCATCTTATAACTTTCCCCATTTGAGTAGACTAGATAATAAATTCCTTCTACCGCTGGAAGTTCTAAAACCTTGGCTTGCTTGTCCAAGGTCTGTTCGTCTTTCTTACGCTCGATGAAACTGACTTCCAAAGAAACCCCAAAGTCAGTAGGTGCTCCATATAAACGCAAGGCCATCATAGGTTCTGTCACTTGTCCGTCTCTCTGAAGATAGGCCCAGAAATGCGGCCGCAAGCGTTGCGCTTGGTTCATCCACTGGCTAGTCTGTTGGAGTTGCCATTCTGGATGACTTGCTTGAAAGGTTTTGGCCAATTCTGTGAAAGACTTCCGTGCCTCTTGACCTTTTTGCCGCAAATTCAACATCTTTTCTCTTTCATCGCCAGCTTTATCAGGATTACGGTACTGGACACCTGCAAATGATAGGTATTCTCTAACTGCTTTCAGCATATCTGAATCTTTCCTTTCCTAGCAAAAAATCAGGACAAACCTGATTTTGCTTTGCTTATTCTGCATCTACGACAACATAGCGATTTGGCTCATCGCCTTCAGAGTAACTCGTCACGCCATCCATGCGTGAAATAATGCGATGGATAATCTTGCGTTCGCTATTTGACATTGGATCAGTTTGTTGGCTACGTCCTTCTTCTAAAACGCGAGTCGCCAATTTTTGAGCGTAGGTTTGCAAGACTTCTGCACGGTGTTCAACGTAATCATTGACATTGATCGTGATATAGAAGGTTCTCGAATAGCGATTGTAAAGGTAATTTTGCGCTAACAGCTGAAGAGCTTTCAAGACTTTCCCGTGGTAGCCGATAATACGGCCTGGTTCATTAGTGTCAATTTGAAGATTGATGGTGCGGCGATTGTAGTCGC contains the following coding sequences:
- the adhE gene encoding bifunctional acetaldehyde-CoA/alcohol dehydrogenase, which encodes MADKKTVTPEEKQLAAEKHVDGLVKKALVALDEMRKLNQEQVDYIVAKASVAALDAHGILAQHAVEETGRGVFEDKATKNLFACEHVVNNMRGVKTVGVIEDDPITGLTKIAEPVGVICGVTPTTNPTSTAIFKSLIALKTRNPIVFAFHPSAQESSAHAAQIVRDAAIAAGAPENCVQWITKPSMEATGALMNHEGVATILATGGNAMVKAAYSCGKPALGVGAGNVPAYVEKSADLRQAAHDIVMSKSFDNGMVCASEQAVIIDKEVYDEFVEEFKSYHTYFVNKKEKALLEEFCFGVKANSKNCAGAKLNANIVGKPAAWIAEQAGFSVPEGTNILAAECAEVGPKEPLTREKLSPVIAVLKAEDTEDGLTKARQMVEFNGLGHSAAIHTKDEALAKRFGTEIKAMRIIWNSPSTFGGIGDVYNAFIPSLTLGCGSYGHNSVGDNVSAINLLNIKKVGKRRNNMQWFKVPSKIYFERNSIQYLQTCEDIERVMIVTDKSIEKLGFVQRVIDQLNARSNRVTIQVFSDVEPDPDITTVERGAEVMKAFEPDTIIALGGGSPMDAAKVMWLFYEQPEIDFRDLVQKFMDIRKRAFRFPSLGKKAKYIGIPTTSGTGSEVTPFAVISDKKNNRKYPLADYSLTPTIAIVDPALVESVPDFIAADTGMDVLTHATEAYTSNFANDYTDGIALQTIKLVFEWLEKSVKTADPEAREKMHNASTMAGMAFANAFLGMSHSMAHKIGGVHHTVHGRTNAILLPYVIRYNGTRPSKTTTWPKYNYWKADEKFQDIAKMLGLPHSTPEEAVEAYAKAVYDLGEAVGITMNFKGFGIDEKAWKDSLHEIALLAYEDQCSPANPRLPMVADMEEIMADAYYGYAERPGRRK
- a CDS encoding MORN repeat-containing protein encodes the protein MEKLKQFYEKCRVYLTRPRLELIAVVVMVLCALSIFLLNTPKKGVLTLDGGALVYDGTLVRGKMNGQGTLTFENGDQYTGDFNNGAFNGKGTFQSKDGWKYEGDFVNGQAEGQGKLTTEQEVVYEGIFKQGVFQQKQ
- a CDS encoding low molecular weight protein-tyrosine-phosphatase produces the protein MKKIVFVCLGNICRSPMAEFVMKSMTSDYQVESRATSSWEHGNPIHKGTQGIFQQYQIPYDKDKTSLQIGREDFESFDYIIGMDASNLSDLRQMCPQEQEHKIYAFASESVPDPWYTGDFEETYARITSGCQRWLDRLENETDNGKA
- the yajC gene encoding preprotein translocase subunit YajC; amino-acid sequence: MDPNITFLIMLVGMMALMFFMQRSQKKQAQKRMESLNKLQKGYEVITIGGLYGTVDEVDTEKGTIVLDVDGVYLTFELAAIKTVLPLKEAVTPEGTVVDEGGAIEE
- the tkt gene encoding transketolase, yielding MSNLSVNAIRFLGIDAINKANSGHPGVVMGAAPMAYSLFTKQLRINPAQPNWINRDRFILSAGHGSMLLYALLHLSGFEDVSMDEVKNFRQWGSKTPGHPEFGHTAGVDATTGPLGQGISTATGFAQAERFLAAKYNREGFNIFDHYTYVICGDGDLMEGVSSEAASYAGLQKLDKLVVLYDSNDINLDGETKDSFTESVRDRYNAYGWHTALVEDGTDLEAIHAAIEAAKASGKPSLIEVKTVIGYGSPNKQGTNAVHGAPLGADETAATRQALGWDYEPFEIPAEVYADFKENVADRGASAYQAWTKLVADYKEAHPELAAEVEAIIDGRDPVEVTPADFPALENGFSQATRNSSQDALNVVAAKLPTFLGGSADLAHSNMTYIKTDGLQDDANRLNRNIQFGVREFAMGTILNGMALHGGLRVYGGTFFVFSDYVKAAVRLSALQGLPVTYVFTHDSIAVGEDGPTHEPVEHLAGLRAMPNLNVFRPADARETQAAWYLAVTSEKTPTALVLTRQNLTVEEGTDFDKVAKGAYVVYENAADFDTILIATGSEVNLAVAAAKELASQGAKVRVVSMPSTDVFDAQDAAYKEEILPNAVRRRVAVEMGATQNWYKYVGLDGAVLGIDTFGASAPAPKVLAEYGFTVENLVKVVQNLK
- a CDS encoding ribonuclease P, which encodes MLKAVREYLSFAGVQYRNPDKAGDEREKMLNLRQKGQEARKSFTELAKTFQASHPEWQLQQTSQWMNQAQRLRPHFWAYLQRDGQVTEPMMALRLYGAPTDFGVSLEVSFIERKKDEQTLDKQAKVLELPAVEGIYYLVYSNGESYKMEANEENRRTLREKLRSQEVRKVLVKADVSFIENQSVEAILEKLEEAYARLLPYYEVTRE